Below is a genomic region from Flammeovirgaceae bacterium SG7u.111.
TTTGATCATGCCCGATCAAACTCCTAATGCCAATGACGGCGCAGTGCAAGTTCAAAAAAAACCTCCTGTTTTTAGGGTCAAAGTACTGAAAATCAGAAAAAACCTAGAAACCGAACATACCAGCTTTTTCAAGAAAATATACAATGGGGAAGAAAGTGCTTACACAATTGTCCCTGTAAACGAAATGCCTGATGTGGTAGGAGACAGTGTATTTTTTTCCCCCTATGGAAGAGAAAAAAAGCGAGTAGGGTTTGCGCTTATCAACTGCGTGAAACCTCTCTATGTAGGTCAGTCCGACAAAATGGTGAACAGCTACGAGATAGATGGGGAAAATATAATTTACCTCGACCTCAATAATGAGCGTCAAACTATTTCCAAAAGAAAGCTTGAAAGAGAATTTTGGGACAAAAACATAGAAGACCGAGTATTCCTTTTGGGTACAGACAAAGCGGGTAGAGATATTTTGAGCCGCCTCCTTTTCGGTACACGAATTTCCCTTTCCATCGGTTTTGTTGCCGTGCTGATCTCCCTTCTTATAGGGGTGACTTTTGGCGCAGTAGCGGGTTATTTCGGAGGCAAAGTCGATGCCTTTGTCATGTGGATTATGACCGTGATTTGGTCCATCCCGACCATCATGCTCGTGATCGCCATCAGCCTTGCCTTACAAAACAAGGGGATTTGGGTAGCATTTGTGGCGGTGGGCCTTACCATGTGGGTAGAAATTGCCCGAGTGGTTAGGGGGCAGATCATGGGCATTAAGCAGAAGCTTTATATAGAGGCAGCAAGTGCTTTCGGCTATTCCAATAAGCGAATTATTTTCAAACATATCATGCCCAATATTTTGGGAGCACTCATTGTAATTTCCACCTCAAACTTTGCCTCAGCAATTCTGATTGAAGCTGGGCTGAGCTTTTTGGGATTGGGCGTGCAGCCTCCTATGCCCTCATGGGGAATGATGATAAACGAAGGCTTCAGGGCTATTGGTACACGAGGAAGCTGGCATTTGGTACTCCTTCCAAGTTTGTGCATCTGCTTTATGGTGCTAGCTTTTAACCTTCTTGGCAATGGGCTAAGAGATGCGTACGATCCTAAAGAATTGAAGTAAACCATCCTCCTCCCTTAAAACATATTTTTTCGAACCAACCTACTACTCTTTTGGTTTATCCCTAAACTAGATTTACTAAAAGCATAAACCCGAGCTATGGTAGGCTTCCGATTTACAGACTACGTACCCGAACAAGACCCCGAAAAAAGTCAGTTTGAAAACCTTCTGAATATTTTCATGCAGTTGCTCACCATGACTTCTGGCGATGTAGCTGAGGCTTTGAGCTGGCTCACAAATTTGGACAAACGCTACCAAATGACCGATGGGAAATACGGAATTGGCGACTTTATAGACGACCTCAAAAAGAAAGGATATATAGAAGAAAATGAGCAGCAAAAAGGCTCATTTAAGATGACGGGGAAAAGTGAGCAGAGCATCCGAAAAAGTGCTTTGGAAGAGATATTTGGTAAGCTTAAAAAGTCTAAAAAAGGAGACCATAATACGGCTGCTTCGGGACACAACGGAGATGAAATAAGTGCCGACCGCCGCAATTACCAATTTGGTGATACCTTGGAGCAAATCTCCATGACGGATTCTATCCGAAATGCACAGATCAACCACGGGCTGGGGAGCTTCACCCTCACCGAAAATGACCTGGAAGTAGTAGACAAAGAATACAAAGCACAAACTTCTACAGTGCTAATGATCGATATTTCCCACTCCATGATCCTCTACGGCGAAGACCGAATTACACCGGCCAAGAAAGTGGCCATGGCTTTAGCAGAGCTGATCACCACCAAATACAAAAAAGATACGCTCGACATCATCGTTTTTGGCAACGACTCTTGGCAAATCCAGATCAAAGATCTCCCCTACCTCGAAGTTGGACCGTACCACACCAATACGGTGGCAGGGCTGGAGCTAGCAATGGACTTGCTCCGTAGGAGAAAAAATAAGAACAAGCAGATCTTCATGATTACCGATGGGAAACCAACTTGTATAAAGGAAGGGATTCGGTACTATAAAAACAGCTTTGGATTGGACAGCAAAATTTTGAACAAAACCCTTACTCTAGCTGCGCAATGCCGCAGGCTAAAAATCCCGATCACCACGTTCATGATCGCTTCCGATCCCTATTTGCAGCAGTTTGTGAAGGAATTCACGAAAGTGAATAATGGAAATGCTTATTACAGTAGCCTCAAAGGTTTGGGCGATCTTGTTTTTGAAGATTACCGTAGGAATAGAAGGAAAAATATGAGGGGGTAAGAAACCTTACAAGGTAGTAAGTTTAAACTTACTACCTTTTTTAATCTACATCAAATTAGCCAGAATACTTCCTAAAAGCAGTAAAAGCGGTATAGGTCCAAAAATAGCTCCCATAATGAGCTGGTAATATTTTGAGTTTCCAACTTTATAAAAACCATCTACCATAATATCAGTAGGGTCGTCCTTATTCACCCATACATCTACCCACTCTTTGTTTTGATCAAACACTTTTCTCGACCGATAAGAATAAACAGTTCCATCAGCAGCAGGATATTCGATGGTAAAAAAATAACCTCCAAAAGTCTCCGCTGTATATTTCACACCTGCTTGCCCCATGTATTCTTCGCTACCGTATTTCACTGGAGTTTTATGTACCACAGTTCCCATCGTTCTAAAAGCATTATCCTTAAAATTCAGCTCATCGAGAATATCCTTTAAAGCCCAGTAAAAAAATAATGTCCCGGGCGTTAAAGCCAAGCCAATAAAGAAAGTAACTATTACCGATTCCATACTTTACTAACGATGGTTAGAAAGAATAATATAGTATATTGTATCAACAAATAAATTGATTCAAATAGGATTTAAGTGTTGCTCAAAAAAGAAGCAAGCAAAGCTTTTTGAAGTTTGGGAGAACGAATAAAATTTAGCATATTTGAAAAATTACTCTGCATGCATAACATTTTTATTCAAAACTGACTTATTACTATACGCTTTACCAATAACACATAAACCGATAGGTGAAAATGGAAAACACATTTCAAATTATACAACAAGTAGCTTTTGCAGCGGTGTTTCTCACTGCAAACTACATTATGATCAAGCGGTTCTTGTTCATACGTAGAAATATCCTGCTCGGAAAGCCCGAAGACCGCAGTGGTAATTTTGTCCAACGGTTCAAAACCATGGTAATGATGGCTTTGGGGCAAAAGCAGATGTTCGACAGGCCTCTTGCTGGCATTATGCACTTCACCATCTATGCAGGGTTTCTCCTTATAAATGTAGAAGTACTGGAAATCGTATTGGACGGGCTTTTGGGTACTCACCGTCTTTTTGCCCCCCTATTTGGTAGTTTTTACACCTTTCTTATCAGCTTTTTCGAAATCCTTGCCTTTGGCGTAGTCGTTTCTTGTGTCATCTTTTTTTCCAGAAGAAACTTACTAAAATTGCCGAGGTTCACCAAGCCCGAAATGAAAGGCTGGCCTACGCTAGACGCCAACCTCATCTTGGTTTGGGAAATTGTTCTGATGTGTGCCCTTTTCAATATGAATGGTACCGACCTCGTACTCCAAACAAGAGCTGGAGAAAGTGCTTACGTAGCCGAACATTACCACCAAACTGGGCAATTTGCCATTAGCGGAACATTTGTCGGTTTCTTCGAAAACTTTAGCACGCCTACGCTCATCGCACTCGAACGCATAGCTTGGTGGATCCATATCGTAGGTATCCTGATCTTCGCCATTTATATTACTTACTCTAAGCATTTACACATTTTCTTGGCTTTCCCCAACACGTTCTTTTCCAACCTCACGCCTCATGGCAAGATGGAAAATATGCCTTCCGTAACCAATGAGGTAAATATTATGCTAGGAATAGGCGGTGCAGGGGAGGAAGAAGTATCACAAGACGACTCGGAAGTACCAACCTTTGGGGCAAAAGATGTCACTGATTTGACATGGAAAAACCTGTTGGATGCATATAGCTGCACCGAATGTGGACGCTGTACCTCGGTATGCCCTGCCAACCAAACTGGAAAATTGCTTTCTCCCCGTAAAATAATGATGGATACCCGCAATAGGCTGGAAGAAGTTGGGAAAGGAATAGATAAAAATGGGAAAGAATTCAGCGATGACAAATCACTCTACGGAGATTATACCACCAAAGAAGAGTTGATGGCCTGCACTACCTGCAATGCCTGCGTAGAAGCCTGTCCTATCAACATCAACCCGTTAGAAATAATTTTGCAGCAACGCCGCTATATCGCTATGGAAGAATCGAGCACGCCGGCATCGTGGAATGCCATGTTCACCAACATAGAAAACAACTTTGCCCCTTGGGCTTTCCCTGCTTCCGAGCGGTTCAAATGGGCGGAAGAAATACAACAAAACGAAGACAAACAATAGCTTTAACCAAAAAAATATGAACACTGAAAATATCACAAAAGTAACTACTATGGCAGAAATGGCTGCCAAGGGAGAGTCACCAGAGGTTTTGTTTTGGGTAGGGTGCGCCGGTTCTTTCGATGACCGCTACAAAAGAGTAACCGCTGCTTTTATTAAAATATTAAACTCTGCAGGAGTAAAATTTGCCGTATTGGGGCAAGAGGAGTCTTGCACGGGCGATCCTGCTCGCCGGGCTGGAAATGAATTTTTATTCCAAATGCAAGCTGTTTCTAATATCCAAGTATTAAATGGATACGAAATAAAAAAGATAGTAACTGCCTGCCCGCACTGCTTCAATACATTAAAAAATGAATACCCTGAACTTGGTGGAAACTACGAAGTTGTACATCATAGCACATTTTTGCAGCACTTGATAGACGAGGGACGTATTAAGGTTAAAGGAGAGAGTGAATTTAAAGGAAAATCCATTACGTACCACGACTCTTGTTATTTGGGCAGGGCAAACGATATTTATGAAGCTCCCAGAAAAGTATTGGAAGAACTAGATGCCGACTTGGTAGAGATGAAAAGTTGCAAGACCAAAGGGTTGTGCTGTGGGGCTGGCGGTGCTCAAATGTTCAAAGATGCTGAAAAAGGAAGCAAAGAAGTAAATATTGAACGCACTGAGCAGGCACTTGGAACGGGTGCAAAAGTAATTGCATCGGCATGTCCGTTTTGCATGACTATGCTCTCTGACGGAGTAAAAAACAAGGAAAAGGAAAAAGAGGTAAAAGTATTGGATTTGGCGGAACTTGTGGCTTTATCAAATGGTTTGTAAACCAAAGTTAGAGCTTTATGAACTAGATTCTCTCCCATTTCAATCATTTTCGCTATTTTTGATAAGTATAATTGACCAAATATGTACTTTTTCCTAAAGGAAAATTGCAAAAAACTATTTCGATAATGCTCTAGATGATTGAAAAATTGATCTTTTGCTTTCTTTAACCCATGGGAATTCATTCCCTTAAACATACAGCTATGTTTACACAGTTTAATCATCTTCCCCCTCATTCCAAAATATGGGTTTATCAGGCAGATCGAGTTCTTTCAAAGGACGAAGTAAGCCAGATAGAAGACGTTTTAATAAGATTTGTAGGCTCGTGGCAAGCCCATGGAGCTGACCTTGTTAGTTCTTTCAAGGTATTGTACAATAGGTTTATTGTAATAGGTGTAGATACTGAGGTCAACTTAGCAACAGGTTGTTCTATCGACAAATCCGTTGCCCAAATAAAAGAGCTAGGCAGTGCCCTTGCCATTAATTTCTTTGACAGGACCCAAATTGCCTTTTTAGAAGAGGGCTCTCAAGTATTTACTTCTAGTCTCTCTACTATCAAGTCCGACATAGAAAGCGGCAAAGTAAAAGCTAGCACCCTTACGTTCAACAGCTTGGTTGAAACCAAAGAAAAATTTGATGCCGAATGGCTAGTAACCGCCGCAGATAGCTGGCTTAAAAGGTACTTCAACACTGCTGCTGTTTAATACGAAACGAGGACCAAAGCATTATAAAACCCCACCAAGCCAGAGGCAGGTGGGGTTTTGGTTTTCTTCATGTTGTGTAAAGAGTCGATTGAAATAGCGCCTTATCGTAGTAAATTGCTACTTCAATATCACCCTATGGGTTTGTATATAATTAGGATAAGTTAGTTTAAGTATGTAAAAACCAGGGACTAGCCCCGAAAGGCGTACCTCTAGCCTTTGACCTTCTATCTTGACTTCTTCACCTTTCAATTCAATTATTTTTCCATCTGGAGCTATTGCATCAACTTTTGGTAAATAAAAAGAGCGAGTATCCAAATAAACTAAGTCGCTACTCGGTACAGGATAGGACAATATTCCTCCCATATCCTCTTCTGCCAAACCTGTCACTATCGGATCTGGTATATCTATTTCAACGACACCTGGGCTGGCAAACTTTGATAACAGCATAATGTAAGCAGCTTGGTAATAAATAGCGGGCTCTGTCAGTTCCCATGAGTTTTCTGGCCAAGAAGTATTCCAGTCTTTATACATTTTTTGTACAGGCTGCCCCAATGGAGGGGTCAGATCGTCTCCTGTATAAGATGCATCTGGCTTATAATGCATGTTCACCCCACCGGTCACATAGGCAGGAGGAGGACCATAGGTAGATGTTTTTGCGTTATCGAAAGGAGTGTTGTCACCAAACCAAAGGTGGTACATCTCATTGGCCGAATGCACTGCTCCATATGCATCCATATTACTCATGAATACCAAACCCAGTGCATTTACCCCATGTATATAGTGCATGAAATCTTCGGCAACATCTTTATAAGCCGCACTATCCGAATTGGGGATTCCAAATTGGTACGCATCATAAAATGATTCTCCAGCCCTCGATTTAATACTATTGCTTCCCCAATTATAATCGCTGTCTTTCAAATAAGCCCTGTATGGATCTTTTTTAGAAATGACGGCATTATAAAACTCCTCACCATTCATCGATTTCCTAAAACTCTCCCTAACAGTTTCACAGATTTGAGTATCGGTATTAGGACTGTTACAATAATCCAATAGCGTACGCCCATAATCGTATTCATATGCAAACCAATAATTCCACTGTAGGCAATGAAGCTTTTGATAGTTTGCCTTAATATGCTCTTCGTATTTGCTTTTCCCTGTAGCCAAATACAAATGAACGGCAGCGGTAATCAAATAAGCATCCTGATCATATTCGCTCTTTTCAGGATTGGCGCTACCAAAGCCATTATTATCCCAGCTCGAATAAGCAGGGTTCGCCTCTATCCACTCCCAAGCCAGCTCAGACTTCCGAAGAAGCTCATCTGAATAATTTTTAAGTTCTGGAAAATCGCTAAATACCAACGCTGCATGTGCAAACACGCTTGACAAACACCTTGAAGCAGAACCTATAGCTGGAGCATAATACCTCTCATTTTTATCTGCACTGGCGGGGCTTTCCCCCTGATGTTCAGTTACAGCTACTTTCGCCAGTACTTGCCCATCGCCCAACATCATTTTTTGGAGGAAATCCAATTCAAATTTGATTTCATCTATAAGGTCAGGAATTCCATTTCCACTTTCTGGGATATTGTAATTGTCCTGAAACACCTGTGGATTATTTTGGTAAGCCCAAAGCAACTGGTGCACTACGCTATAAGTAAAAGAGGTGTACTTATTATAATCTCCGGCATCGTGCCAGCCCCCCGAGAGGTCAATTGGGTCGCCATTACCAAACCTACTTCTGCACAAGTTATCTTGCCCATCGTGAATATGGCAAGCCCCGTCAGCCCAACTGCTTCCTGCAAACTGCGCTTCTTTGGACACTCCGCACCGTTGGTAGTAAAACACCCTCACGGCATGCTTCAACACATGGTTATAGACATGCTCAGAAATAGTGAACACATCGGAAGTCACATGATGCTCTTTATCCAAAATGTAATAGTCACCTGGAGTAGTAAAGTCTGAAAAATTGAACCACCAAGCCATATCACCCGATTGCTTATGTACTACCCCATTTCCCCAACTTGCTACACTACCAGTGTAAACCTCTGACTTATCATCGAGCTTAATAATGGTAAGCTCACTAGCAGGCACATAATTAGACGGAGCATTAAACCCTTCTTTGGCACTAGATATCACTGCTACTTTCTGGGAAGATGGCCTGTAGCCAAACTGGTCTATTTTTATGGAAAACTCTTGTGCCCACGCAACACTAATATGTTGGAAAAAGACAAAAAACAACCCTAGGCATAGGAAATATAGTTTATAATTTCTTTTCATTTTGGCAATAAGAGGCGCTAAGAAAACTCCCGGGCAAAAGAGAACGGGAGTAAAACTCACATCAATTGAAACTATCTAATTACGATTGGTTTATTTAATTTTAACGACCCTGATATTATCAAAATTCAGGTCAAAGCCTACTAAAGGCTCGGGTGCATCCGGAGTTCTGAGCAAGAACAACAAGAAATCCATGCCTTTGAGGTCTCCGTACTTACTAATAGCTGATCCATCTCCACTTTTAAACTGGTTAAGAGGAATAACAGCCGTTTGCCAATTGGAAGAAACAAAATCTTCATTGTTACCATCCCCTAACTTAGTGTAAGGTTCAAACCAATAGTCAGGTCCCCAGCCAAACTGTACTTGCACATGACCACCATTAAAGTTTCCTACCGAGAAGTACTCAAACTTAAGTGCATACATATCCGCAGGGTCATTGTCTGGATAATCTGGCATGACAATACCTCCATGTGGAGTAACGGTTTGGTCTACCCACCAGTTGTCAGCAGGAACTTCGGTAGAGCTTTGTATTTTGATATAATTTCCATCAACTGGCACTGGGCTAGTAGGGTTTGAACTACCATCTATCACTTCGGTTTCCTTGCCCCAATCCTCAAATTTGTTCATTGCATCATAGTCGCAAATCATGCCTGTCTTGTCAAAGAGTTTCATAGACGATTCCGTTGAACCTGCTGAAGCATTTACGGTGAGCGCTCCTTCAGTCACTCCGTCAGGAACAACAACCCTGATCAATTCTGGTGTATATTCCAATATATCCCCTTCTGCTCCGCCAGGAAACACAACCGATTGGACATTGTAAAACACAGAACCGGCTATTTCCATCACTTCACCCACTGCCGGATATTCGTTGCTAACACTCTTTATTACTGGTGCAGGCACGATCACTTTAAAATCAAATTCTGCTGATCCTCCTTTAGTCTTTACTGTTATTTTATCCGTAATTTCTTCTGGGAAATCTCCAGGAATAGAAAGAACAATATTGTTATCGGTAATCATTGTCGGATTAAAATAGGCTTGTACACTATTGAACCAAACCTCTTCCGTGCTGGCAAGCCCCGCCCCTTGAATGGCAATAGTCTCCCCGAAGTTACCTTCGGTAATAGTCACATCTTCTGCCGTTGGCCTTACATTGTTCACCATAGGTATCGGGTAGGTATCCTCTTCAGAGCAACTCTGGAAGGTAAGCATGCCCAAAAAGAGGAGGGCAATGCTTGTGTAAGATTTGAAACTTATATTATTCATTGTAAGCTAATTTAAAGTTGAAATAAGAAGGTTTAAGGGAGACTACAAAAACTCATACGATTCAGGATCATCCAAGAACCTAGGGTTCTTACTCACTTCAGCCTCTGGTATTGGAAGCATAAAGTCACCATCATCTACACTCACTTTCAAAGAGTTTACTTGTGTTTCACCATCATCGTCCCAAGATAAAGTACCTCGCTCTTGATTGCTCACTATATCAATTGCCTTCTGCGGATTCCAGTAATGAAGTCTTATCAAATCATACCAGTGATCAGCTTCATAAGCAAACTCAACCCTTCTTTCATGATAGATATCGTCCAAAGTCAAAGATGCCTTCTCTTCTAACTTAGCCCTTCTTCTTAGCGCATTTACAGCCTCTAGTGCTGATGCATCGGTTGTGCTTGCATTATTGCCTAAAGTCGCCTCTGCATAGATCAAGTACACATCTGCAAGCCTCTGTACATAGGTATTGATAGCAGTTGACATAAAGCAAACTTGACCGCTGTTATCCTCAGGAGTACCAACCACATATTTTTTCACTGCAGAGTGGCAAGCACTTGCTCCCATCTCACCACCTGGCTCTTGAGAGAACAAGAAGCCTCCATTTTCGGCATTGAGGTTCGGATAGAAATCACCATCTTGCATAATGGTATAGTATTTTCTCACATCACCTCTTTCGTATTGATTTTGCAAATCGATAGAAGGACCAATGTAGCCGCCCCAACCATCTCCTACACCTGTTATCGTATTGTCTTTTGCCCAATAAGCTTGGTTGGTGTTCTGCGTTCCCCAATCTAGACAAGAAACCCATTGGAAAGCGAAAAGTGACTCACTATTGTTTTCAAATTCTGTTTTGAACAAATCTCCATAGTCGTCCATTAACAATAGGCCACTTTCCATCACATTTTTTGCATGAAGTTTCGCCTTTTGCAAATCCTCATCGTGACGACTACCACTTTGACCAAGTCCTGATTTTGCTAAATATACTTTTGCGAGCATGCCTTCCGCCGACCATTTGTGAACCCTGCCAGCAGACCTAGAAGACTCAGGCAGCGTATTCATGGCATACTCTAAGTCCATGATTATGAACCTATACACATCTTCTTCAAAGTTTCTTGGTAATTTAAAATCAGAAACAGCTTCCTCGTTATTTTCAATAATAGTTACAGGCCCCCATAGCCTTACCAAATAGAAGTAAGCTACCGCTCTCATAAACCTCGCTTCAGCTATTGCATGCGCTTTCACTTCTTCAGAAACATCTGCACTTGACTTATCTGGAATGTTATTTATAACTGAGTTACTATGTGCCACCACCCTATACAGAGAGTTCCACATCTCATTTAACCTTGCACT
It encodes:
- a CDS encoding ABC transporter permease; the protein is MPENTTSHKPSYYVKKRLFGNKPAMLGLIVIILAHLVAGLGYLIMPDQTPNANDGAVQVQKKPPVFRVKVLKIRKNLETEHTSFFKKIYNGEESAYTIVPVNEMPDVVGDSVFFSPYGREKKRVGFALINCVKPLYVGQSDKMVNSYEIDGENIIYLDLNNERQTISKRKLEREFWDKNIEDRVFLLGTDKAGRDILSRLLFGTRISLSIGFVAVLISLLIGVTFGAVAGYFGGKVDAFVMWIMTVIWSIPTIMLVIAISLALQNKGIWVAFVAVGLTMWVEIARVVRGQIMGIKQKLYIEAASAFGYSNKRIIFKHIMPNILGALIVISTSNFASAILIEAGLSFLGLGVQPPMPSWGMMINEGFRAIGTRGSWHLVLLPSLCICFMVLAFNLLGNGLRDAYDPKELK
- a CDS encoding VWA domain-containing protein, which codes for MVGFRFTDYVPEQDPEKSQFENLLNIFMQLLTMTSGDVAEALSWLTNLDKRYQMTDGKYGIGDFIDDLKKKGYIEENEQQKGSFKMTGKSEQSIRKSALEEIFGKLKKSKKGDHNTAASGHNGDEISADRRNYQFGDTLEQISMTDSIRNAQINHGLGSFTLTENDLEVVDKEYKAQTSTVLMIDISHSMILYGEDRITPAKKVAMALAELITTKYKKDTLDIIVFGNDSWQIQIKDLPYLEVGPYHTNTVAGLELAMDLLRRRKNKNKQIFMITDGKPTCIKEGIRYYKNSFGLDSKILNKTLTLAAQCRRLKIPITTFMIASDPYLQQFVKEFTKVNNGNAYYSSLKGLGDLVFEDYRRNRRKNMRG
- a CDS encoding DUF3592 domain-containing protein, whose product is MESVIVTFFIGLALTPGTLFFYWALKDILDELNFKDNAFRTMGTVVHKTPVKYGSEEYMGQAGVKYTAETFGGYFFTIEYPAADGTVYSYRSRKVFDQNKEWVDVWVNKDDPTDIMVDGFYKVGNSKYYQLIMGAIFGPIPLLLLLGSILANLM
- a CDS encoding (Fe-S)-binding protein; this translates as MENTFQIIQQVAFAAVFLTANYIMIKRFLFIRRNILLGKPEDRSGNFVQRFKTMVMMALGQKQMFDRPLAGIMHFTIYAGFLLINVEVLEIVLDGLLGTHRLFAPLFGSFYTFLISFFEILAFGVVVSCVIFFSRRNLLKLPRFTKPEMKGWPTLDANLILVWEIVLMCALFNMNGTDLVLQTRAGESAYVAEHYHQTGQFAISGTFVGFFENFSTPTLIALERIAWWIHIVGILIFAIYITYSKHLHIFLAFPNTFFSNLTPHGKMENMPSVTNEVNIMLGIGGAGEEEVSQDDSEVPTFGAKDVTDLTWKNLLDAYSCTECGRCTSVCPANQTGKLLSPRKIMMDTRNRLEEVGKGIDKNGKEFSDDKSLYGDYTTKEELMACTTCNACVEACPININPLEIILQQRRYIAMEESSTPASWNAMFTNIENNFAPWAFPASERFKWAEEIQQNEDKQ
- a CDS encoding (Fe-S)-binding protein, whose translation is MNTENITKVTTMAEMAAKGESPEVLFWVGCAGSFDDRYKRVTAAFIKILNSAGVKFAVLGQEESCTGDPARRAGNEFLFQMQAVSNIQVLNGYEIKKIVTACPHCFNTLKNEYPELGGNYEVVHHSTFLQHLIDEGRIKVKGESEFKGKSITYHDSCYLGRANDIYEAPRKVLEELDADLVEMKSCKTKGLCCGAGGAQMFKDAEKGSKEVNIERTEQALGTGAKVIASACPFCMTMLSDGVKNKEKEKEVKVLDLAELVALSNGL
- a CDS encoding glycoside hydrolase family 9 protein gives rise to the protein MKRNYKLYFLCLGLFFVFFQHISVAWAQEFSIKIDQFGYRPSSQKVAVISSAKEGFNAPSNYVPASELTIIKLDDKSEVYTGSVASWGNGVVHKQSGDMAWWFNFSDFTTPGDYYILDKEHHVTSDVFTISEHVYNHVLKHAVRVFYYQRCGVSKEAQFAGSSWADGACHIHDGQDNLCRSRFGNGDPIDLSGGWHDAGDYNKYTSFTYSVVHQLLWAYQNNPQVFQDNYNIPESGNGIPDLIDEIKFELDFLQKMMLGDGQVLAKVAVTEHQGESPASADKNERYYAPAIGSASRCLSSVFAHAALVFSDFPELKNYSDELLRKSELAWEWIEANPAYSSWDNNGFGSANPEKSEYDQDAYLITAAVHLYLATGKSKYEEHIKANYQKLHCLQWNYWFAYEYDYGRTLLDYCNSPNTDTQICETVRESFRKSMNGEEFYNAVISKKDPYRAYLKDSDYNWGSNSIKSRAGESFYDAYQFGIPNSDSAAYKDVAEDFMHYIHGVNALGLVFMSNMDAYGAVHSANEMYHLWFGDNTPFDNAKTSTYGPPPAYVTGGVNMHYKPDASYTGDDLTPPLGQPVQKMYKDWNTSWPENSWELTEPAIYYQAAYIMLLSKFASPGVVEIDIPDPIVTGLAEEDMGGILSYPVPSSDLVYLDTRSFYLPKVDAIAPDGKIIELKGEEVKIEGQRLEVRLSGLVPGFYILKLTYPNYIQTHRVILK
- a CDS encoding glycan-binding surface protein; its protein translation is MNNISFKSYTSIALLFLGMLTFQSCSEEDTYPIPMVNNVRPTAEDVTITEGNFGETIAIQGAGLASTEEVWFNSVQAYFNPTMITDNNIVLSIPGDFPEEITDKITVKTKGGSAEFDFKVIVPAPVIKSVSNEYPAVGEVMEIAGSVFYNVQSVVFPGGAEGDILEYTPELIRVVVPDGVTEGALTVNASAGSTESSMKLFDKTGMICDYDAMNKFEDWGKETEVIDGSSNPTSPVPVDGNYIKIQSSTEVPADNWWVDQTVTPHGGIVMPDYPDNDPADMYALKFEYFSVGNFNGGHVQVQFGWGPDYWFEPYTKLGDGNNEDFVSSNWQTAVIPLNQFKSGDGSAISKYGDLKGMDFLLFLLRTPDAPEPLVGFDLNFDNIRVVKIK
- a CDS encoding RagB/SusD family nutrient uptake outer membrane protein — encoded protein: MKRKYIYLLILPLLLFQCNTDEFLDRPPEDQLAVDNFYQTDEQVLAATAPLYGWPWFDANDKAWWAFGDGMGGNHWSNDGDMGEIFLFAVKANSARLNEMWNSLYRVVAHSNSVINNIPDKSSADVSEEVKAHAIAEARFMRAVAYFYLVRLWGPVTIIENNEEAVSDFKLPRNFEEDVYRFIIMDLEYAMNTLPESSRSAGRVHKWSAEGMLAKVYLAKSGLGQSGSRHDEDLQKAKLHAKNVMESGLLLMDDYGDLFKTEFENNSESLFAFQWVSCLDWGTQNTNQAYWAKDNTITGVGDGWGGYIGPSIDLQNQYERGDVRKYYTIMQDGDFYPNLNAENGGFLFSQEPGGEMGASACHSAVKKYVVGTPEDNSGQVCFMSTAINTYVQRLADVYLIYAEATLGNNASTTDASALEAVNALRRRAKLEEKASLTLDDIYHERRVEFAYEADHWYDLIRLHYWNPQKAIDIVSNQERGTLSWDDDGETQVNSLKVSVDDGDFMLPIPEAEVSKNPRFLDDPESYEFL